Proteins encoded within one genomic window of Humulus lupulus chromosome 1, drHumLupu1.1, whole genome shotgun sequence:
- the LOC133828487 gene encoding uncharacterized protein LOC133828487, which yields MADLYRIEQGENEHPKSYLQRFIDLVHQIHDVDPVTAANLFVKSLQVGSLLHENLTMTPPYDMAEIQIRTEDVFRVLDFRERAQKKFALISTPPANNPPPPPARDDKRKRQQTNHAKEGKRPRQNRESPRYPSFEYTVPQEVIYEENKDRPIWRELYKITTPPDRRDKNRYCLFHKDHGHTVAECHNLHNQIQALMRSGQLTQYIKEAGRPATSQPNPASAPTPHAADPVRTASTSSQEPLKQVPMIHEIVELTEEQEHATKIHKRMEERVKRYRSLGHTVNLVTSNDRCYPASAITFTEDDLQGVHLPHDDPLVISLQVDHCQLGRVLVDEGSGVDILLWEAFQKMGPEEIRFGPPLHPFWDLTARGYTQRALYD from the coding sequence ATGGCAGACCTCTATCGGATCGAGCAAGGGGAAAATGAACATCCAAAGTCGTACCTACAACGTTTCATTGACCTAGTGCATCAGATCCACGATGTCGACCCAGTTACCGCAGCcaatctcttcgtcaaaagcTTGCAGGTGGGATCTCTTTTGCACGAAAATCTCACCATGACACCGCCTTATGACATGGCTGAGATCCAGATTCGCACCGAGGACGTCTTCAGAGTCCTAGATTTTCGAGAGCGTGCACAGAAGAAATTCGCACTTATCTCCACTCCACCGGCGAATAATCCTCCTCCCCCGCCTGCGAGGGATGACAAGCGGAAGAGGCAACAAACGAACCACGCAAAGGAAGGGAAGAGGCCAAGACAAAATCGAGAGTCACCACGATACCCCTCCTTCGAATACACCGTCCCACAGGAAGTCATCTATGAAGAGAATAAAGACAGACCCATCTGGCGTGAGTTGTACAAGATTACCACTCCTCCTGATAGAAGAGATAAAAACAGATACTGCCTCTTCCACAAAGATCACGGCCATACAGTTGCTGAATGCCACAACCTCCATAATCAGATCCAGGCCCTCATGAGAAGTGGACAGCTAACCCAGTACATTAAAGAGGCAGGCAGACCCGCCACCTCACAGCCTAACCCCGCTTCTGCCCCAACACCTCACGCAGCCGACCCCGTGCGTACGGCCTCTACAAGCTCACAAGAACCTCTCAAGCAAGTCCCCATGATACACGAGATAGTGGAGCTCACTGAGGAACAAGAGCATGCAACCAAAATTCACAAGAGGATGGAGGAACGGGTGAAGCGATATAGATCATTAGGCCACACAGTCAATCTTGTCACTTCGAATGACAGATGTTATCCAGCCTCTGCTATCACCTTCACTGAAGATGACTTACAGGGAGTGCACCTACCCCATGACGATCCTCTCGTCATCTCGCTACAGGTCGACCATTGCCAGCTGGGTAGAGTTTTAGTCGATGAGGGCAGTGGGGTTGACATTCTTTTAtgggaagccttccagaagatGGGACCAGAGGAAATCAGATTCGGACCTCCACTACACCCATTTTGGGATTTAACAGCCAGAGGGTATACCCAAAGGGCGTTGTACGATTAA